In Nicotiana tabacum cultivar K326 chromosome 17, ASM71507v2, whole genome shotgun sequence, one DNA window encodes the following:
- the LOC107768394 gene encoding transcription factor AS1-like produces the protein MKERQRWRPEEDALLGAYVKQYGPKEWNLISKRMGRTLDRDPKSCLERWKNYLKPGIKKGSLTLEEQNLVISLQAKYGNKWKKIAAEVPGRTAKRLGKWWEVFKEKQLKQLQRSQKLQDYADPPSVSAVSDGGSPEGAVSGKYDHILETFAEKYVQPKIFVFQPPLPLPAINNIMPNLEPPPVLSLRPVAITEPVNSTTIAPWMNSAANASSYTPSPSVSLTLTPSEPVLHVHEPVQSDLALIGRFYPVQQLGTLIQYCKELEEGRQNWVQHKKEATWRLNRLEQQLESEKARKRREKMEEIEAKMRCLREEEMAFIGRMEREYKDQLSALQRDAEAKEAKLIEACSNKQLKLAELIEKQTGFHSHVNGVGNIVSKDKH, from the coding sequence ATGAAAGAGCGTCAAAGGTGGCGGCCAGAAGAAGACGCACTGTTAGGAGCTTACGTGAAGCAATATGGACCTAAAGAATGGAACCTCATTTCTAAACGCATGGGTAGAACTCTTGACAGGGACCCAAAATCATGCCTTGAACGTTGGAAAAACTACTTGAAACCAGGGATAAAGAAAGGATCTTTAACCCTTGAAGAACAAAATCTTGTCATTTCTCTTCAGGCAAAGTACGGTAATAAGTGGAAGAAAATTGCAGCTGAAGTCCCTGGTCGTACTGCTAAAAGATTAGGCAAGTGGTGGGAAGTTTTCAAAGAGAAACAGCTTAAGCAGCTTCAGAGATCACAGAAACTTCAAGATTACGCTGACCCACCGTCTGTTTCCGCCGTCTCCGATGGTGGGTCGCCGGAGGGAGCAGTTTCCGGGAAGTACGATCACATATTGGAGACTTTTGCAGAGAAGTACGTGCAGCCAAAGATATTTGTTTTTCAGCCTCCTTTGCCTTTGCCAGCTATTAATAATATCATGCCAAATCTTGAACCGCCACCGGTTCTTTCTTTAAGGCCGGTTGCTATAACTGAACCGGTTAATTCCACCACTATTGCGCCGTGGATGAACTCAGCAGCTAATGCATCATCTTATACTCCTTCCCCTTCTGTTAGTCTCACCCTTACACCATCTGAACCGGTGTTGCATGTGCATGAGCCGGTTCAATCGGATTTGGCTTTGATAGGACGGTTCTATCCGGTTCAGCAACTGGGTACCCTAATCCAGTACTGCAAAGAGCTGGAAGAAGGAAGACAAAACTGGGTACAGCATAAAAAGGAAGCAACTTGGAGACTGAACCGGCTGGAGCAACAACTAGAGTCAGAGAAAGCTAGAAAACGGAGggagaaaatggaagaaatagaagCAAAGATGAGGTGTTTACGTGAAGAGGAAATGGCTTTTATTGGAAGAATGGAGAGGGAATATAAAGATCAACTCAGTGCATTACAGAGAGATGCAGAGGCTAAAGAAGCAAAGTTAATTGAAGCTTGCAGTAATAAGCAATTGAAGTTGGCTGAACTTATTGAAAAACAAACTGGATTTCATAGTCATGTTAATGGGGTTGGAAATATTGTATCCAAAGACAAGCATTAG